The genomic segment CGGGCAGTGGGCATGTCCGCCAAGCAAATACGGCTGACTTTGCTCAGTGAAGCCTGCCGGTATGTGGTGCAGGCGGCTGTTGGCAGCAGCCTGGTTGCCGGGGGAATCTGCCTGTACCTGGTGTATTCCAGCTTCTACACCTCACGGTGGATCTGGTTTCTATTGCCCGGCGCACTGATTGCGCTTGGGGTTGGATTGGTCTTTGCGGTGCTGTCCACTCTGGTTCCACTCCGGAGCCTGGAAAAGAGCGATGCCGCACAGGTGATCCGGGAAATCAACTAAAGGTATTTGCCTATAGAAAAAGCGCATGGTTCAAACAAACCATGCGCTTTCGTGTTTGGTATCCGGGATCAGCTTAGCTCGAACATTCCCGTGTACAACTGATAGTATTTGCCTTTCTGTGCCAGCAGGGTTTCGTGATTGCCTCGCTCGATGATCTGTCCGTGCTCCAGCACCATAATGGCGTGGGCATTCCGGATGGTGGACAGCCGGTGGGCGATCACGAATACGGTTCTGCCCTCCATCAGCCGATCCATACCCTTCTCGATCAGGGCTTCGGTTCTGGTGTCAATGGAGCTTGTTGCCTCATCCAGAATCAGTACCGGGGGATCCGCCACAGCCGCCCGGGCAATGGCAAGCAGCTGCCGTTGACCCTGACTCAGGTTGATGCCGTCGGAGGTCAGCATGGTCTGATAGCCCTGGGGCAGGTGGGTGATGAAGCCGTGGGCATTGGCAAGCTTTGCCGCTGCAATGACCTCTTCGTCCGTAGCGTCCAGCTTGCCGTACCGGATATTGTCCATTACCGTGCCGGTGAACAGGTGGGTATCCTGGAGCACCATGGACAGGGAGTGCCGCAGGTCGTCCTTCTTGATCTTGTTGATGTTGATGCCATCGTACCGGATCTTTCCGTCCGGCACATCGTAGAACCGGTTGATGAGGTTTGTAATGGTGGTTTTCCCAGCACCGGTGGATCCCACAAAGGCAATCTTCTGACCGGGGGTTGCATACAGGCTTACATCCTTCAGAACTGTCTTGTTGGGCTCATAGCCGAAGGTCACATCGTCAAATTCCACATTGCCAGCCACCCTTGTATAGGTCAGGGTGCCGTCATGATGGGGATGCTTCCATGCCCAGATACCGGTGTGGTGATCGGTTTCCGTCAGAGTTCCGTCCGACGCAAGCTCTGCGTTTACCAGCGTTACATAGCCGTCATCCACCTCCGGCTCCTCATCGATCAGACGGAAGATACGCTCTGCACCAGCCAGGGCGGTCAGCACCGCATTGAACTGTTGGGACAGCTGGGTCACCGGCTGGGAGAAGCTTCTGGTGTACTGAAGGAATACCACAACCGTACCAAGGCTCAGCACCCCGTTGATGGCAAGGATACCGCCTACGATGGCTGTCACTGCGTAGTGCACATGGGACAGGTTTCCCATAATGGGCATCAGAATGTTTGCAAAAGTGTTTGCGTTGGTGGCTGCATCGCAAAGATCCGCATTCAGCGCATCAAATTCCGCCTTGCATTCCGGCTCGTGGCAGAATACCTTGACCACCTTCTGTCCTTCGATCAGCTCCTCAATATAGCCATTGACCTTACCGATTTCCTGCTGCTGTTTCTTGAAGTATGCGCCGCTCTTGCCACCGATCTTGGCAATGATGAACAGCATCAGTATCAGAGTCAGGATCACCAGGATGGTCAACTGCCAGCTGTAGTAAATCATCATGATGAATACGCCCACCACCGTAATGGAAGAGGAGATGAACTGGGTCACCGTATTGCTGAGCATTTCACGGATGGTGTCCGTATCGTTGGTGTAGTGGCTCATCAGATCCCCGTGGGCATGGGTGTCAAAGAACCGGATGGGCAGATGCTCCATCTTGTTGAACATATCCGTCCGGATCTTGTACAGTGTCCGGGTGGCAATGCTGATCATGACCCGCTGATAGAAGTAGGTGCATGCGGCACCGATTAGATATACGCCTGCCATCAGCAGCAGGGTGCGGATAAAGCCGGTCATCAGCTCCGAGCTGTATGCCTTGAGCATGGGCTCCAGATAATTGTCGATAACCTTTTGCAGGAAGGATGTGCCGATGATCTGTGCCAATGCACTGCACAGAATAGCAAGGAACACACCGATCAGCAAGCCCTTGCTTGCCGCCATATACTGAAAGATCCGCTTTAAAGTTGCCCCCACGTTCTGGGGCTTTTGCATGGGTTTTCTGTTGGGCCCCGGCATTACAATCCCTCCTTTGCTGCGCCGCTTTGCTGGCTGTTGTAAACTTCCTGGTAGATCTCATTGCCCGCCAGCAGCTCCTCGTGGGTGCCGAATGCATCGATCCTGCCATTGTCCAGAACTAAGATCCGGTCTGCATCGCAAACGGAGGAAATACGCTGTGCAATGATAATGGTAGTGGTATCCTTCAGCTGCTCCCGGAACGCTTGCCGGATCTTGGAGTCCGTTGCGGTGTCCACAGCGCTGGTGGAATCATCCAGAATGATGATCTTGGGCTTTTTCAGCAGTGCCCGGGCAATACAAAGCCGCTGCTTCTGACCGCCGGAAACGTTGGTGCCGCCCTGTTCGATCATGGTGTCATAGCCGTCCGGGAATTGGGTGATGAAATCGTGAGCCTGCGCCGCTTTGCATGCGGCAACCAGTTCCTCATCCGTTGCGTTGGCATCCCCCCACCGGAGGTTTTCCTTGATCGTTCCGGAGAACAGCACATTTTTTTGCAGTACCATAGCCACTTCATTCCGCAGGTGATCCAGGGTGTAATCCTTCACATTGTGACCGCCCACCAGCAGTTCGCCGCTGTATACATCATACAGCCGGGGAATCAGCTGCACCAGGGTGGTCTTGGCAGAGCCTGTGCCGCCAATGATACCAATGGTTTCACCCGGGTGAATGTCCAGGTTGATATGGCTCAGGGTCAGGTTTTCCCCGTCCTTGGCGTAGCTGAAGCATACATCCCGGAAGGAGATGGAGCCATCCTCACACTTGAGATCCGGGTTGGTCCGATTGTCCTTGATGTCGATGTCCTCGTCGAAGATTTCCACTATACGCCGTGCGGAAGCCAGAGAGATGATGGTCATAATAAACACCATGGCGATCATCATCAGGGACATGAGGATCTGGGTCACATAGGAAACGAAGCTGGACAGCTCACCAATGGCAAAGGTGCCGCCGATGACCATCTTTCCGCCGAACCAGAGTACCGCCAGAATACAGCCATACATGCAAAGCTGCATAATGGGCATATTCAGGATGACCAGCTTTTCCGCCTGCATCTGGGTACGGCGTACTTCATCCGCATTGGCTTCAAACTTGCTGATTTCCTTGGGCTCCCGGACAAATGCCTTTACCACCCGGATGCCGGTCAGGTTCTCCTGTACGGAGGCATTCATGGTATCGTAGCTGCGGAGCATTCTTTCAAAACGAGGCATTGCACGGGAAGCGATCAGATACAGGGAAATGCCCAGAATCGGGATCGCCACCAGGAATACCACTGCCAGTTTTGCATTGATGAGACAAGCAAGGATCAGAGCGCTGATTAACATGATGGGGGCACGGACAGCCATGCGGATCATCATCATAAAGGCATTCTGTGTATTGGTCACGTCCGTTGTCAGACGGGTCACCAGGGATGCGGTGGAGAACTTATCCATGTTGGCAAAGGAGAAATCCTGTACCTTATAGAACAGCTTTGCCCGGACGTTCTTGCCGAAGCCCATTGCCGCCTTTGCGCCCAGCTTGCCACCCAGCGCACCGAAGCACAGGGACAGCAGCGCCATACCGATCATCAGGCAGCCCATTCTGACGGTGTAGCTGATGCCGCCATCGCCCTGGATTCCCACGTCAATGATCTTTGCCATGACCAGGGGGATCAGTACCTCCATGACAACCTCACCAATCATGACGATGGGCGTCAGAATCGCGTATTTTTTGTATTCTCCCACACAGGAGAGTAGTTTTTTGATCAAGTTCGGTTCCTCCTTACTTCGCTTGCTCCATCACCCGGTTGAGAAATGCCTGCATGGCAAAGAAATTGTCCGGGGGCAGTTCCTCTCCGATATGCTGCGCCATGTTCTGGGCGATCCGATCCAGGTAATTTGCCAGGGTGTTTAGTTCCTGTTCACTGAATCCGGAAAAAGCCGCCTCCTCAAAGGCGTCAAAGGGCGCCTTATGCAGCTCCAGCGCGCGTTTGCCTTCTTCTGTAATGGACAGCTGCTTGCACCGCAGATTTTCCTCATTTATGGTTTTGGTCAGATAGCCTGCCTTTTGCAGGCGTTTTGTGGAAGTGGCAATGGACGCAGGGGTCACATGCAGCGCTTCTGCCAGATCCACCTGTGTGCATCGGTCATGCTTCCAGATGTACAGCAGCACCGGCACCTGGCCGAAATGCAGGGTGGTGTTGTTGGTGAGCTGCTGTGAAAACATCCGCCGAAGCAGATGTACCCGTTCCATCTTTCCTACCAGACCACTGTATGATTTCAATGGGCATCCTCCTTCCATTACTAGCTAACAATTAACCGTTTAATTGTTTTCTACCATTATAGTATATCCTGCCCGGAAAGTCAATCGGCATACCTCACAAAAGAAATTGACCTTTCCTTTGCGGGAAAGGTCAATTTGATGATGTTTATTGACGAGTCAAAATCACAAAATCGGTTATGTTGATGCCCGTAGACGAATTGTACGAATACAGGCACAGGGTGTTGGAATTCACAAGCTCCAGATACAAATAGTCGGTTTCTCCGTTTTGCACAGCCTGGAGCAGATGGGTATCCGGATCGTAGGAATAGGGGAGACTGTCCGACATCATCTCCTGTCCATTGGTCGAAATATTCAATGTCAGCTTCCCGTTGGTGCCAATGGTGAGGATCGCTTGCATAGATTCCTCAAGTCCCAGATCATCCGGAGACATGGTCCAGTCTCCTGTGACAGAGGACAGAGGTAATGGATTTGCCGGACGCAGCGGCGTGACCCCTGTGTCCGGTTTGGTTCCGGTGGCAGTCGTCTTTGCAGGCTTCGTATTCTGGGCCGGTGCGTCCGTCGTGACGGTCGGTGCAGTTGTTGTGGCGGCTTCTGTTGTGACTTCCTCCGGCTGTGTGGTGACGGTGGTTACGGTGGTAGTTTCCGTGGTGGTCGTGGATGCAATGGTTGTCATAACAGGCTGGGTATGGGTTGTGGTGGTAATGAGATCGATCACCAGGGCATTGCTGTCACGGGAGCTTTCCTCCGGCTGTTTGTCCCGGGTCATGTAATAGATCACACCGGCTGCCAGACCGATCACTGCAAGCAGCAGGAGCATGGCTACGATCACCGGTTGCGGAGAGTGTTTAGGTTCTTCCGTTTCCTCCGGCATAGTCAACTGCACTTCTTCCGGCGTATCCTGCATGCTCTGGGGCATGGCAGGTGCCTGTTCCGGCTGGGAGACAGGCTGATCCGTCAGCAGTTGTCCGCAGTGGTTGCAGAAGATGGATTGCTCTGGATTGTCCGTACCACAGTTTTTACAAGTCATAGAAATTCCTTTCTGGATTACAGAATAAAATGCACCGGCATGCCGTTGCGCATGATGGGCTGCCGCTCCCCCTGGATCAGGGGCAGGAAGTAGGGGATCGCCTCGTCACAGACTCCGTTGCCGTCAGGCGTGATCCATTCCTGGGGAAACAGACGGATCCGGTTTGCCACACGCTGTGCCTCCACAGCGGAAATGGTGATGTCGTAGGGCGCATCTCCGGTACGCTGCAATGTCATCATACAACCGCTTTTGCCCTCCAGCATGGTACACAGGGCGCAGGCTCCCACCTGCAAGGATTCGGAAATATCTGTTTCAGAGGCAAGATGCGCTGCACAGCGCTGCATCACGTTCAGCTCGATGGAGCGCACCTTACAGCCCAGATGCTTCCGCACCATATTTTCCAGGTATTTGCCCACACCAGCCAGATACTTGTGCCCGAAGGCATCGTTCTCACCGGACTGGAAATCATCCGCAGCATATCCGCCCTCGCTGAGGCGTACCCCTTCGGAGACTGCTACGATCACGGACTTGTGACTTGCGTGCATCCGGCGCACATCCGACATGAACCGTTCTGTGCTGAAGGGGATCTCCGGCAGGTAGATCAGATGGGGTGCCTCCAGACCGTTATGATGCAACAGGCAGGTGGAGGCGGTGAGCCAGCCGGCATCCCGTCCCATGATCTCCACAATGGTGACAGAGGGCAGGTTGTAGACCGCACTGTCCTGGGCGATTTCCGCCAGGGTGGTGGTCACATACTTCACTGCGGAGCCGAAGCCCGGTGTGTGATCCGTATACATCAGATCATTGTCAATGGTTTTGGGAATGCCAATGACACGGATAGGGCTGTTGACGGAGGTAAGATATGCCGACAGCTTTGCCACTGTATCCATGGAATCATTGCCGCCGATGTAGAAAAAGGCGTCAATGCTATGGGCTTTCAGAGCGTTGTGAATGGTTTCATAGGGTGTGGTATTCTCCTCCGCAAGGGGCAGCTTTACCCGGCAGGAGCCTAACGCAGTGGAAGGGGTGCGGCAGAGCAGATCCACCTGTTTCGCATCCGGCAGCAACGTGCGCAGATCTACCAGGCGCTCATGGAGGATACCCTCAATGCCGTTGCGGGAGCCGTAGATTTTTTCAATTTCCGGATGCTTGCATGCTTCCAGGTATACGCCTGCCAGGGTGGCATTGATGGCGCAGGTAGGGCCGCCGGATTGTGCGATAACGATATTCATATTCTATTCCTCACAATTTTTATTTTGCAGCATGCGGCTCGGATCCCGCTGCGGCAAGTGTATCCCCGTCCGGTCTTGTGAGAGAGGGAACCGGACAGGGCGCAGGGTTATTATGCAGGGGCATGGGTATCCGGAGCGGAGGATTCCGCCGGGTTCACATGCACCATGCAGTGCTTGATGGAGGGGAACTTTTCCTCCAGTCTGTCATGTACATTTTGCGCAATGGCGTGGGAATCCTTGAGCCGCAGATTTTCATCGGCGCTGATCTCCACGTCCACATAAATTTTCGGCCCGAACATACGGGTGCGCAGATCGTCCAGCCCCAGCACATCCGGAACTGCCAGAATCTCCTCTGCCATAGCCTCCTCCACCTTGGGGTCACAGGCACGGTCGATCAGCTTGCTGACTGCATCCCGGAGAATGGAAACAGATGCTTTGAGGATAAACAGACAGATGACCACGCTTGCCACTGCATCCAGCACCGGGAAGCCCAGTCTTGCGCCGAGAATGCCCACCAGGCTGCCCACAGAGGAGAACGCATCGGAGCGATGGTGCCAGGCGTCCGCCTTCAGAGCATCGGAGTGAATCTGCTTGGCGTAATGCACCGTGTAATGGTACATCATCTCTTTGATAACAATGGACAGGATCGCTGCCACCAGCGCAAGCATACCGGGGATCTCCAGTTCCGCATTTTTTCCGCCGATGATGTCACAGACTCCCACATAGCCGATGCCAAGTCCGGTTACCAGCAGCACCAGCGCCAGGACGATGGCGGCAAGGCTCTCAAAGCGCTCGTGGCCGTAGGGATGATCCGCATCCCGCTCCTTGCTGGAGATGTTGACGCCGATCATGACAATGATGGTGGAAAATACGTCGGATGCAGAATGCACTGCATCGGAGATCATGGCATTGGAATGGGCGATAATACCCGCAAAAAGCTTGAAAGCGGACAGGGCGATGTTCCATACAATGGAAACGACAGATACATGCATGGCGATTTGCTTGCTTGTTTGCTGCTGCATCATAGGATGCCTCCTTTTATGTCTGCAAAAGTATAGACAAAGCCGGCAAGTGAACCTTATGCGGTATTGCCTATGTTACTTCATTATAGGTTTGCAGTTATGAAAAGTCAACAGTTTCCTATGGCTAATTCTGTGTTTTTCAGCAGTCTATACAAGAAACTCATGCAAATCTGTGTAGGATGCAGAAATTCTTACAGGGCATCCTGTGGGCTGGTGCGGAAGGGGGCAAGGGGTATGCCATTTTTGCTGAATACCTGTACCTCCATATAGTTTGTCCAGGCGTACCTGCCGTAAACCGGCTCAGAGATCCCCTCTGCACGCAGTGTGATCTGGTTTTCTCCCAGCACCGCCTCTGCCGGGTGGAAGATCCGGTCTGCGCCAGCCAATTCAAAGCCCGTGGGATGCTCCACAGGCAGAAAGCCCTTGGGAGCGCCGGTGAGCCGGATATGCATTGTGTTGCCGGTCACATAGCTGTCCCGGAACATGGGCGTATCCTGATCCGGATCCTGGATGCCATAGGCAACCTGCATTGCCTGGATCGCAAGCCGTTCTCCCACCGGTTCCTTGTCAGTTGGGTGAATGTTGTCCAGCTCGCCGCAGTCCGGGATCACAGCAATGCCCGTATGCTTTACGGTCTGGTATGCCCGCATCTGTGCCTCCCGGATCAGGCACCAGTGCTTGTGATCCGCATCCTGCTTGTAGCGGAACATGGGAAGCTGAACAAATACAAAGGGCAGGGTATCGTCTTCCCAGTCCTGCCGCCACTGTCCGATCAGCTCCGTAAACAGCCGGTAGTACAACTGGGGACGGTGATCGTCGGATTCTCCCTGATAGTACAGGAATCCACGCAGGGTATAGGGGCAGACCCGCTGCAGCATGGTTTCGTACAGACCCGCCGGGCGGTACTCGTTCTTCGGCCCCATGGGCCCCGGAAACAGGCACTTGCCGCAGACCTCCTGTACCTTGTCCCAGGAGTAGTCCGGATGCTCCTGGTAACAGGCATCCTTTTTCCGGTTCCACTCCTCCGAATAAGCGAGGTATTCGTCAAATTCCCGGATGTGCTGCTCCAGCGTTTTGCCCTCCATGGCCTTGTCCAGGTCATCCAGATAGGGGCGCAGCTCGGTGCATGCCTCCAGTCTCTGCCTGCTCATCCAGTTGGCTGCGGAGGTGCCGCCCCAGTTGCAGCCGATGATGCCCACAGTGACACCAAGCCGCTGGGCAAGGCGACGGGCGCAGTAGAATGCCACCGCAGACCATGCCCGGCTGTTTTCCGGGGATGCTTCCGCCCAGCAGGTGTTTTCCTCGATGGACTCAAACTGTGCATCCCGATAGCGCTGCTTCTGGGTGTAGTAATACCGGACGGGAACCTGTGGCGTCAGAGTCGCCAGGACTGCCTCTCCGTTTTTGGCGTTTTGCAGCTCCAGTTCCATATTGGACTGCCCTCCTGCCAGCCACACTTCCCCAAGCATGACATTTACAAAGGTGATGGTTTCCCCACCGCTGGTCAGCTGCATTTCATAAGGCCCGCCTGCTTCCATAGGTGGCAGCTGGATGCGCCATGTGCCGTTGGAAACAGTGCCCTTGACGGTGATACCGTTGAAGGAAACGGCAACCGCATCGTGGCTGGAGCTGCCCCAGACTGCAATGGGCTTTTGACGCTGCAATACCATGTGGCTGCTGAAAATCGCTGCTGCTTTGAACATGTGATTGCCTCCTGATTCAGAGCATCCTCCGGCGCCTGCTGAAGGAAACTCCTTATTGTAGCCTTTATGCGTATATAGATATAGTATAGCATGGATATCGGCGAATTGCAAGAAATCTGACCGAATTGCCTCTACATGTTTGACAGACATACACATTACACATTGACAAACCCGGATTCATTTGGTATACTTATTATAATTACATGAAGGAGGCGGAGCATGCAGCGAATCAGCTACCGGGTGGCACTGGGCGGAATCATCACAGCCCTGTGTCTGCTTCTGATGTTTCTGACCGGCGTCATGCCTCTGCTGTACCTGGCACTGCCCATGGTGGCTGGGGCACTGCTGCTGATCATCGTATCAGAGATCGGCACCGGCTGGGCGGTTCTGACCTACGCAGCCGTCAGTTTGCTGTCCATCTTCGTCACATTTGACAAGGAAGCAGCACTGATCTTTATCCTGTTTTTTGGACATTACCCCATTCTCCGGCAGCAGCTGGAAAAGCTGCCAGGAAAAGCGTTGGTTTGGCTGGGGAAATGCCTGACAGCAGGGATCTGTTTTGCTGCGGATTATTACGCCACCATCTATGTGCTGGGGCTCAAGGAGCTTGCGCAGGAGTTTGCTGGACTTGGCAGATACGCACTGCCGGTGATCTCCGTGCTGTTGCTCGGCATGTTCCTGTGCTATGATTATGCGCTTGGGGGCATGCTCCTGTTCTACCGGAACTGGTTCAAGCCCAAAATCCTTGGGAGAAGCAAATAAAACTGTATAAAAACAGGAGGAATGAACTATGAAACTGAGAAACTGGATGGCTGTTGGTCTGGCAGCCGCCCTGCTGGTGGTACCGGTGGAGGAGCGGTATCGACTGATGCCCCAAGCCACACAGCTGACTGCGGCGGCAGCAGACAATTCCTGCGGAGATAACCTGACCTGGAGCTTAAGCGGCTCCACCTTGTACATCAGCGGCAGCGGCAAAATGACGGATTATGCCTCTTACGAGCCAAGCCCCTGGTATGACAGCCGGGACTCCATTCAGTCCGTTTCTGTATCCGGCGCCACCACGATCGGCGCTGCCGCCTTTGCAAACTGTACGAAGCTGACTTCTGTAAATCTACCCAACGGCATTACGTCCCTGGGTGCTGCTTCCTTCAGCGGATGCACGGCACTGACCGGTCTGTCCCTGCCAAGCACCATAAAAACCATCGGGAAAAGTGCATTTTACAAATGCTCCGGACTGCAAAGCCTGACCATTCCGGATGGAGTCACCTCAATCGGTGATTTTGCCTTTTACAAATGTACCGCATTGACCTCTGTGACCATTCCGGCATCCGTCAGCAGCATTGCGCTGGACTCCTTTAGTAACTGCTCCAAGCTGACCATCTATGGCTACACCGGTTCCTATGCAGAAACATATGCTTCTAATGCCAGGATCACCTTCCGTGCTCTCGGAACTGTGGATCCGCAGCAGACGACCACTACAACAACGACTACGACAACGACAACCACCACCACTACAACAACGACAACAACAACTACATCATCCACCACTACTACTTCTACAACTACGACTACCACAGTGCCTCAGACCACTGCGCCGCCCATCCAGACAACCACAACCACCAACAGTGCCCAGCCCGAACTGGGGGATATAAACGGGGACGGCACGATCAGCGTGGCAGACGCCATCCTGGTATTGCAGTGCAGTGCCCGGCAGCTAGTAGGGGATTGGAGTTATCTGGACTGGCAGCAGCGGCAGCGTGCAGATATAGATTCCAACGGAACCATTGATGTCAACGATGCCTGCAAGATCCTGCGATACTGCGCAATGATTATGGCAGGACAGGATCCGGGCGGTGTATCAAACGCATAACAAACAGGGAGCATCCAGAACGGATGCTCCTTTTTACACCGGCGCATAATTGACTTTCCCCGCAAACATGCTATAATAGAAGGGTAACACAAAGAAACAGCCACTTCAGAACAAAAGGAGAGAGAACTATGGCAGATCCAAGAGATCGGAACTACAACTCGGATATGCCTCGTCCAAAGCATATTCCCCAGGCACCCAAGGCAGACACGCCCCACCCACAGTCTGTTTCCAGACAGCAAACAGCCCATCCGACTTCCGGCGATCACCGGAATCCCACTCCCGCCCACCAGCAGCAGACGACTCCCCGGCGGGAACAGCCCCATATACCCAAAAAAATCAGCGATGCAGACAAGACCATTGTGCTGAACCGACAGGATTACGGCGCATATGAACCTCGTACCGATTCTCCGGAAGGACAGTACCGCCTCCATGCCGGTCAGCAGAGCCGCACTGCCTATGAGGGAACTGAACGCCGGCAGGCTCCGCCTCAACGGAGGACACAGCAGGGGAGCAGCACCCACCGCAGAGCATCCCAGGGCAGTTCCCGTTCAGCCAATGAAGCATCCCATCGGAATCCGGAAGCCCGTCAAAGCCGGAAGCCGAAAGCCACTCCGAAAAAGCGTCGCCGCAGAGCCGGCTGCCTGACCCGTATTCTGCTCAGTGCCCTGAGCTTTGCGGTACTGGTGTTTGCGTTGTATTCCTTCCTGGCGCTGAAATGCATCAACAAGCTGGATTTTGTGGACAGTGGAACTCGCATCGCAACCTCCAAGACACTTTTGTCGGAGCCCTATGTGACCAATGTGCTGCTGATCGGCTCGGACAGCCGGGACGATACCCGAGGCAGATCCGACTCCATGATCCTGCTTTCCATCAACAAGAAAACGGATAAAATCTTTCTGACCTCCTTGATGCGGGATATGTATGTGGACATTCCCGGCAGGGACAAAAATAAGATCAACGCCGCATATTCCTTCGGGGGACCGGAGCTGCTGATGGACACCATCCAGGAGAATCTGGGTGTGAAGATCGATGACTATATTGAGATCAGCTTTGTTTCCTTCGCCTCTATTGTGGATGCAGTTGGAGGCGTGGAGATCACGGTCAGTGATGCGGAAGCACAGGCCATCAACCAGATCCTCCAGGACGAAGTCAATGGCATTCTGGGAGATGCACGAAATGCCGATCTGCTCAGCCAGGGGGGCAAGTATATCCTCAACGGCAAGCAGGCTCTGTGCTACAGCCGGATCCGGCATGTGGGCAATGCAGACTTTCAGCGTACTGAGCGGCAGCGTGAAGTGCTGACCCAGCTTGTAACCAGTCTGAAAAACTCCGGCGCTGCCGGCATGAAGCGGCTCATGTCCTCCGCACTGCCTCAGATCCGCACCAACATGACCAAGGGAGAGCTGTACCAGCTGTCCCTGCGGATGCCCTTCCTGCTGAACTATGAAATGACCCAGATCCAGATCCCGGCAGATGGCACCTATACGGATGACCGGAACACCAACGCAGGCTGGGCACTGGTGGTGGATCTGGACGCCAACCGTGAGCTGCTGAAGGAACAAGTATTCGCCGCTGAGTAAAGGCAATACCGCACAAAGCCCGCCTGTCGGCTTTGCGTAGCATCTGCTGACGAATTTTCCGTCATATCACACAGAAACTCCTTGCAATACGCCAGTATTCCTGCGTCGTTTCTATGCAATCTGACGAAAAATCTGTTGGCACATCTACCACACAATCTTTGTGCGGTGTTGCCTAAAACCATATGATTCATTGGGTGTACAGACACCCAGACATCTGAAGAAAGGTTGCAACATGCAGTTATTCAAACGAATCCGTGATATCATTACAAGCCGTCTTTTTGTCACCAGCTTTCTGATCCTGCTCCAGATCATTGCGCTGATCCTGCCCTTTCTATATCTGGGCATGCGCTCCGTGTACATTCACGCTGTCGTAGGTTTCATTAGCACAGTCATTTCCCTGAGCATTGCCAACGATGAAAAGCATGCGCCCTTTCACACCATCTGGATCGTTGTACTGTTGGCTGCACCCATTGCCGGATGGCCTCTGTATGTGATCCTGCGGCATAACAAGCAGGCAGGTCAGGCCAGCCGCCGCTGTGCCACAGTCAGTGAGCATCTGGACAAAATCCCCTTTGGCGGTTTTCAGCCGGATTCCCTGTACGCCTGCAAGC from the Ruminococcus champanellensis 18P13 = JCM 17042 genome contains:
- a CDS encoding ABC transporter ATP-binding protein, which produces MPGPNRKPMQKPQNVGATLKRIFQYMAASKGLLIGVFLAILCSALAQIIGTSFLQKVIDNYLEPMLKAYSSELMTGFIRTLLLMAGVYLIGAACTYFYQRVMISIATRTLYKIRTDMFNKMEHLPIRFFDTHAHGDLMSHYTNDTDTIREMLSNTVTQFISSSITVVGVFIMMIYYSWQLTILVILTLILMLFIIAKIGGKSGAYFKKQQQEIGKVNGYIEELIEGQKVVKVFCHEPECKAEFDALNADLCDAATNANTFANILMPIMGNLSHVHYAVTAIVGGILAINGVLSLGTVVVFLQYTRSFSQPVTQLSQQFNAVLTALAGAERIFRLIDEEPEVDDGYVTLVNAELASDGTLTETDHHTGIWAWKHPHHDGTLTYTRVAGNVEFDDVTFGYEPNKTVLKDVSLYATPGQKIAFVGSTGAGKTTITNLINRFYDVPDGKIRYDGININKIKKDDLRHSLSMVLQDTHLFTGTVMDNIRYGKLDATDEEVIAAAKLANAHGFITHLPQGYQTMLTSDGINLSQGQRQLLAIARAAVADPPVLILDEATSSIDTRTEALIEKGMDRLMEGRTVFVIAHRLSTIRNAHAIMVLEHGQIIERGNHETLLAQKGKYYQLYTGMFELS
- a CDS encoding ABC transporter ATP-binding protein, giving the protein MIKKLLSCVGEYKKYAILTPIVMIGEVVMEVLIPLVMAKIIDVGIQGDGGISYTVRMGCLMIGMALLSLCFGALGGKLGAKAAMGFGKNVRAKLFYKVQDFSFANMDKFSTASLVTRLTTDVTNTQNAFMMMIRMAVRAPIMLISALILACLINAKLAVVFLVAIPILGISLYLIASRAMPRFERMLRSYDTMNASVQENLTGIRVVKAFVREPKEISKFEANADEVRRTQMQAEKLVILNMPIMQLCMYGCILAVLWFGGKMVIGGTFAIGELSSFVSYVTQILMSLMMIAMVFIMTIISLASARRIVEIFDEDIDIKDNRTNPDLKCEDGSISFRDVCFSYAKDGENLTLSHINLDIHPGETIGIIGGTGSAKTTLVQLIPRLYDVYSGELLVGGHNVKDYTLDHLRNEVAMVLQKNVLFSGTIKENLRWGDANATDEELVAACKAAQAHDFITQFPDGYDTMIEQGGTNVSGGQKQRLCIARALLKKPKIIILDDSTSAVDTATDSKIRQAFREQLKDTTTIIIAQRISSVCDADRILVLDNGRIDAFGTHEELLAGNEIYQEVYNSQQSGAAKEGL
- a CDS encoding MarR family winged helix-turn-helix transcriptional regulator, whose translation is MKSYSGLVGKMERVHLLRRMFSQQLTNNTTLHFGQVPVLLYIWKHDRCTQVDLAEALHVTPASIATSTKRLQKAGYLTKTINEENLRCKQLSITEEGKRALELHKAPFDAFEEAAFSGFSEQELNTLANYLDRIAQNMAQHIGEELPPDNFFAMQAFLNRVMEQAK
- a CDS encoding zinc ribbon domain-containing protein; the protein is MTCKNCGTDNPEQSIFCNHCGQLLTDQPVSQPEQAPAMPQSMQDTPEEVQLTMPEETEEPKHSPQPVIVAMLLLLAVIGLAAGVIYYMTRDKQPEESSRDSNALVIDLITTTTHTQPVMTTIASTTTTETTTVTTVTTQPEEVTTEAATTTAPTVTTDAPAQNTKPAKTTATGTKPDTGVTPLRPANPLPLSSVTGDWTMSPDDLGLEESMQAILTIGTNGKLTLNISTNGQEMMSDSLPYSYDPDTHLLQAVQNGETDYLYLELVNSNTLCLYSYNSSTGINITDFVILTRQ
- a CDS encoding 6-phosphofructokinase, with product MNIVIAQSGGPTCAINATLAGVYLEACKHPEIEKIYGSRNGIEGILHERLVDLRTLLPDAKQVDLLCRTPSTALGSCRVKLPLAEENTTPYETIHNALKAHSIDAFFYIGGNDSMDTVAKLSAYLTSVNSPIRVIGIPKTIDNDLMYTDHTPGFGSAVKYVTTTLAEIAQDSAVYNLPSVTIVEIMGRDAGWLTASTCLLHHNGLEAPHLIYLPEIPFSTERFMSDVRRMHASHKSVIVAVSEGVRLSEGGYAADDFQSGENDAFGHKYLAGVGKYLENMVRKHLGCKVRSIELNVMQRCAAHLASETDISESLQVGACALCTMLEGKSGCMMTLQRTGDAPYDITISAVEAQRVANRIRLFPQEWITPDGNGVCDEAIPYFLPLIQGERQPIMRNGMPVHFIL